One genomic segment of Drosophila melanogaster chromosome 3L includes these proteins:
- the Mdr65 gene encoding multi drug resistance 65 — MERDEVSTSSSEGKSQEEAPMAEGLEPTEPIAFLKLFRFSTYGEIGWLFFGFIMCCIKALTLPAVVIIYSEFTSMLVDRAMQFGTSSNVHALPLFGGGKTLTNASREENNEALYDDSISYGILLTIASVVMFISGIFSVDVFNMVALRQVTRMRIKLFSSVIRQDIGWHDLASKQNFTQSMVDDVEKIRDGISEKVGHFVYLVVGFIITVAISFSYGWKLTLAVSSYIPLVILLNYYVAKFQGKLTAREQESYAGAGNLAEEILSSIRTVVSFGGEKSEVQRYENFLVPARKASQWKGAFSGLSDAVLKSMLYLSCAGAFWYGVNLIIDDRNVENKEYTPAILMIAFFGIIVGADNIARTAPFLESFATARGCATNLFKVIDLTSKIDPLSTDGKLLNYGLRGDVEFQDVFFRYPSRPEVIVHRGLNIRIRAGQTVALVGSSGCGKSTCVQLLQRFYDPVFGSVLLDDLDIRKYNIQWLRSNIAVVGQEPVLFLGTIAQNISYGKPGATQKEIEAAATQAGAHEFITNLPESYRSMIGERGSQLSGGQKQRIAIARALIQNPKILLLDEATSALDYQSEKQVQQALDLASKGRTTIVVSHRLSAIRGADKIVFIHDGKVLEEGSHDDLMALEGAYYNMVRAGDINMPDEVEKEDSIEDTKQKSLALFEKSFETSPLNFEKGQKNSVQFEEPIIKALIKDTNAQSAEAPPEKPNFFRTFSRILQLAKQEWCYLILGTISAVAVGFLYPAFAVIFGEFYAALAEKDPEDALRRTAVLSWACLGLAFLTGLVCFLQTYLFNYAGIWLTTRMRAMTFNAMVNQEVGWFDDENNSVGALSARLSGEAVDIQGAIGYPLSGMIQALSNFISSVSVAMYYNWKLALLCLANCPIIVGSVILEAKMMSNAVVREKQVIEEACRIATESITNIRTVAGLRREADVIREYTEEIQRVEVLIRQKLRWRGVLNSTMQASAFFAYAVALCYGGVLVSEGQLPFQDIIKVSETLLYGSMMLAQSLAFTPAFSAALIAGHRLFQILDRKPKIQSPMGTIKNTLAKQLNLFEGVRYRGIQFRYPTRPDAKILNGLDLEVLKGQTVALVGHSGCGKSTCVQLLQRYYDPDEGTIHIDHDDIQHDLTLDGVRTKLGIVSQEPTLFERSIAENIAYGDNRRSVSMVEIIAAAKSANAHSFIISLPNGYDTRMGARGTQLSGGQKQRIAIARALVRNPKILLLDEATSALDLQSEQLVQQALDTACSGRTCIVIAHRLSTVQNADVICVIQNGQVVEQGNHMQLISQGGIYAKLHKTQKDH, encoded by the exons ATGGAGCGAGATGAGGTGTCCACCTCGAGCAGCGAGGGCAAATCACAGGAGGAGGCGCCCATGGCGGAGGGTTTGGAGCCCACAGAGCCTATTGCATTCCTGAAACTTTTTCGATTCTCCACCTACGGGGAGATTGGCTGGCTGTTCTTCGGCTTCATAATGTGCTGCATTAAGGCACTGACCCTTCCTGCCGTGGTCATTATCTACAGTGAGTTCACGTCCATGTTGGTGGACCGCGCCATGCAGTTTGGCACCAGTTCAAATGTTCATGCCCTGCCACTTTTCGGAGGTGGTAAAACACT AACAAATGCCTCTCGGGAGGAAAACAATGAAGCCTTATACGATGATTCCATATCGTATGGAATTCTTCTGACCATTGCATCCGTGGTGATGTTCATCTCAGGAATTTTCTCTGTGGATGTCTTCAATATGGTGGCGCTGCGTCAGGTCACAAGGATGCGAATAAAACTGTTTTCATCCGTGATTCGTCAAGACATCGGTTGGCATGATCTGGCCAGCAAGCAAAACTTTACCCAAAGCATGGTGGA CGACGTGGAAAAGATTCGAGATGGCATCTCAGAGAAAGTTGGTCACTTTGTATACCTTGTAGTTGGATTTATCATAACTGTGGCCATTTCATTTAGCTACGGCTGGAAACTTACCTTAGCTGTGAGCTCTTATATACCTCTGGTGatcttattaaattattacgTAGCTAAG TTTCAAGGCAAGCTGACTGCCCGAGAACAAGAATCCTATGCGGGAGCTGGAAATTTGGCAGAGGAAATTCTGAGTTCCATACGCACTGTGGTCTCGTTTGGTGGAGAAAAATCAGAGGTGCAGCGCTATGAGAATTTCTTGGTCCCAGCTCGAAAGGCAAGTCAATGGAAAGGAGCCTTCTCGGGGCTCAGCGATGCGGTTTTGAAGTCCATGTTGTATCTGTCATGCGCCGGAGCATTTTGGTATGGTGTCAATCTTATTATCGATGATCGAAATGTGGAAAACAAGGAGTATACACCGGCTATTCTGATGATT GCCTTCTTTGGTATCATTGTTGGTGCGGACAACATAGCCAGAACAGCTCCTTTCCTGGAGTCTTTTGCCACCGCACGCGGCTGTGCCACCAACCTCTTCAAGGTCATCGATCTGACATCCAAGATCGATCCCCTATCTACAGACGGTAAACTTTTGAACTACGGCCTACGTGGTGATGTGGAGTTCCAGGATGTCTTCTTTCGATATCCCTCTCGTCCGGAGGTGATTGTACACAGGGGCCTAAACATTAGGATTAGAGCTGGTCAAACAGTGGCCTTGGTTGGTTCTTCTGGCTGTGGAAAGTCCACCTGTGTCCAATTGCTGCAGAGGTTCTACGATCCTGTGTTTGGATCAGTTCTTTTGGATGATTTGGACATAAGAAAGTACAATATCCAATGGTTGAGATCGAATATTGCCGTTGTGGGTCAGGAACCAGTGCTATTTTTGGGCACAATAG CTCAAAACATTAGCTATGGTAAGCCAGGAGCCACGCAAAAAGAGATCGAAGCAGCTGCCACTCAGGCGGGTGCACATGAATTCATTACCAATCTGCCAGAG AGTTATCGCAGTATGATTGGAGAGCGGGGATCCCAGCTCTCTGGAGGTCAGAAACAACGCATAGCCATCGCTCGAGCCCTTATCCAGAATCCGAAGATCCTGCTGCTGGATGAAGCCACCTCTGCACTGGATTACCAATCCGAGAAACAGGTTCAACAGGCCTTGGACTTGGCCAGTAAAGGTCGTACAACCATTGTGGTCTCTCATCGATTGTCAGCTATTCGAGGTGCAGATAAGATTGTCTTTATTCATGATGGTAAGGTTCTGGAGGAAGGTTCCCATGATGATTTAATGGCGCTGGAAGGTGCATACTACAACATGGTTCGTGCCGGCGATATCAACATGCCCGATGAGGTAGAAAAAGAGGACAGCATTGAGGACACCAAAC AAAAAAGCCTGGCTCTGTTTGAGAAATCCTTTGAGACGAGTCCATTAAACTTCGAGAAAGGTCAAAAGAACAGTGTCCAGTTTGAGGAACCTATAATAAAGGCACTCATCAAGGATACAAATGCCCAGTCAGCTGAGGCTCCGCCGGAGAAACCGAACTTCTTCCGCACTTTCTCTAGGATCCTTCAGCTTGCCAAACAGGAATGGTGCTACCTGATTCTTGGAACTATAAGTGCTGTAGCAGTGGGATTTTTGTATCCAGCTTTCGCGGTCATCTTCGGAGAATTCTATGCTGCTTTGGCTGAAAAGGATCCGGAGGACGCACTGCGTCGTACTGCTGTTCTATCCTGGGCCTGCTTGGGCCTGGCATTCTTGACCGGATTGGTTTGCTTCCTTCAGACCTATTTGTTTAACTACGCGGGCATTTGGCTTACCACCAGAATGCGAGCCATGACCTTCAATGCGATGGTGAATCAGGAAGTTGGATGGTTCGACGACGAGAATAACTCGGTGGGAGCTCTATCCGCTCGCTTATCCGGCGAGGCAGTTGATATCCAAGGAGCCATAGGATATCCCTTGAGTGGCATGATTCAAGCGTTGTCCAACTTCATTTCAAGTGTCAGCGTAGCCATGTACTACAACTGGAAGTTGGCCCTTTTATGTTTGGCCAATTGTCCCATTATAGTGGGATCTGTAATCCTAGAAGCTAA GATGATGTCTAACGCTGTAGTGAGGGAAAAGCAGGTGATTGAGGAAGCCTGTCGCATTGCCACCGAATCCATTACCAACATACGCACTGTTGCCGGTCTGCGAAGGGAGGCGGATGTTATCCGGGAGTACACAGAGGAGATCCAGCGGGTGGAGGTGCTCATCCGCCAGAAGCTTAGATGGCGAGGAGTCCTCAACTCCACCATGCAGGCATCAGCTTTCTTCGCGTATGCAGTGGCTCTTTGTTACGGAGGTGTTTTGGTGTCCGAGGGTCAGCTGCCATTCCAAGATATTATCAA GGTATCAGAAACATTGCTGTATGGTTCCATGATGCTCGCTCAATCTCTAGCCTTTACGCCGGCCTTCTCCGCCGCTCTGATCGCGGGTCATCGCCTATTCCAAATACTGGATCGCAAGCCAAAGATTCAGTCACCCATGGGCACCATTAAAAATACTCTCGCCAAGCAATTAAATCTTTTCGAGGGTGTGCGCTATCGAGGTATTCAATTCCGGTACCCTACACGACCTGATGCAAAGATTCTGAATGGCTTGGATCTTGAGGTGCTCAAGGGTCAAACGGTGGCCTTGGTGGGTCATTCCGGGTGTGGAAAATCCACTTGCGTTCAGCTACTTCAGCGTTACTATGATCCCGATGAGGGCACTATT CATATAGATCACGATGATATCCAACACGATCTGACCCTCGATGGAGTAAGGACCAAATTGGGCATAGTCTCTCAAGAACCCACTCTCTTCGAGCGCTCTATAGCCGAAAATATAGCCTATGGCGACAATCGGCGATCTGTTTCCATGGTGGAGATTATTGCAGCAGCCAAGAGTGCCAATGCTCATAGTTTTATCATTTCTCTACCAAATGGCTATGATACTCGGATGGGAGCCAGAGGTACTCAGCTATCTGGTGGACAGAAACAGCGAATCGCCATTGCCAGAGCGCTGGTGAGGAATCCCAAGATCCTGCTACTCGACGAAGCCACCTCAGCTTTGGACTTGCAAAGCGAACAGTTGGTCCAACAGGCCTTGGATACCGCCTGCTCGGGACGCACCTGTATTGTCATAGCCCATCGATTGTCAACTGTCCAGAATGCCGATGTGATCTGTGTGATTCAAAATGGTCAGGTGGTGGAGCAGGGTAACCACATGCAGTTGATTTCACAGGGCGGCATTTACGCCAAGCTACACAAGACCCAAAAGGATCATTGA
- the Best2 gene encoding bestrophin 2 — MTVSYAGEVPNGSSFGCFWKILWKWRGSVYKLIWRELVAYLCLYYTINVIYRFGLTESQQAIFKKIRLYFGQQSESIPMSFVLGFYVNLVVKRWWEQYRLLPWPDTLALFISAAIPNSNGGVNNETGRLMRRNIMRYMVLAYVITLQRISLRVKRRFPTTQHLVDAGLMHESEMKIFEALNQKSPMSKYWMPLVWATNIINRARKDGLIASDHIVQTILVELSDIRRRLGGLIGYDTVCVPLVYTQVVTLVLYTYFIAALLGRQMLPNVLDRSGREDPDLFFPLFTVLQFVFYVGWLKVAEVLINPFGEDDDDIELNWLIDRHIKAAYMIVDEMHEEHPELLRDQYWECVVPKDLPYTVASEHYRKDEPKGSAEKYKVKKEDAMYANIMPGGGKRMLSDDVYADYESVDTPMVERRKNNWLVRQLSRMGSMRSQSTAYSSGGMPFNRNRLNSVYSSPESGLPLTILQQQQLQQAHQQQQAGSQPSKSSLYGKFVHRKSLRAQRQLIKQNSKLNGLNVNVAKTRPRIPTPEVAKDGNTNPATSSVLMAPQQLSTTSAPPGMYPSSYAPDTLLHQESGQVLGTLLLSPIKEMDSSSSNNTLIPGHPATAALAASMKEGFTPSSIPAATNITTLSFPFSVTSTGGETMPTGTLSILPISANAQLPTITTTASGYDPNDVITTIPVSLSIQRSPSALSIVELTGADVQDGYSNSGSSNGNGGITTTALLSVKPLNGNQNISRNNSFNLSLNLQDPQQRSSMRSAGPTGTVDNSGTMPIPQRSGGLETGEVGGSSAPSTLAKHKPEQKTGEVYV, encoded by the exons ATGACTGTCTCGTATGCGGGTGAAGTGCCAAATGGGAGCAGCTTTGGCTGTTTCTGGAAGATCCTGTGGAA ATGGCGAGGCAGCGTTTACAAATTGATTTGGCGCGAATTAGTTGCGTATCTGTGTTTATACTATACCATAAATGTTATCTACAGATTTGGTCTGACAGAAAGTCAGCAAGC catttttaaaaaaattcgCCTTTATTTTGGGCAGCAGAGTGAAAGTATACCCATGTCCTTTGTGCTGGGCTTCTATGTGAATCTGGTGGTGAAACGTTGGTGGGAGCAATATAGGCTTTTGCCCTGGCCAGATACGTTGGCCCTGTTCATAAGCGCGGCTATTCCCAACTCAAATGGCGGTGTAAAt AATGAAACGGGTCGCCTGATGCGTCGTAATATCATGCGCTATATGGTCTTGGCCTATGTGATTACCCTTCAGCGAATTTCCCTTCGTGTAAAACGTCGTTTTCCCACAACCCAACATCTCGTGGATGCGGGTCTGATGCACGAATCGGAGATGAAAATCTTTGAGGCACTGAATCAGAAGAGTCCCATGTCCAAATACTGGATGCCTCTCGTTTGGGCTACCAACATCATAAACCGGGCCAGAAAGGATGGCCTAATCGCCTCGGATCATATTGTGCAAACCATACTGGTAGAGCTCTCGGATATTCGTAGACGTTTAGGTGGTCTTATTGGATACGACACGGTCTGTGTTCCTTTGGTCTACACTCAG gTAGTCACCCTGGTGCTGTACACCTATTTCATAGCTGCCCTTTTGGGCCGTCAAATGTTGCCCAACGTTCTGGACAGAAGTGGACGCGAAGATCCCGATCTGTTCTTCCCCCTGTTTACCGTATTGCAG TTTGTTTTCTACGTGGGCTGGCTGAAGGTGGCCGAGGTGCTAATCAATCCCTTTGGCGAAGATGACGATGATATCGAGCTGAACTGGCTAATTGACCGACACATCAAG GCTGCCTACATGATCGTGGACGAGATGCACGAGGAGCACCCCGAGCTGCTGCGGGATCAGTACTGGGAGTGTGTGGTGCCCAAGGATCTGCCCTATACGGTGGCATCCGAACACTACCGGAAAGACGAGCCCAAGGGCTCCGCCGAGAAGTACAAGGTCAAGAAGGAGGACGCCATGTACGCCAACATAATGCCAGGCGGCGGCAAGAGGATGCTCAGCGACGATGTCTACGCGGACTAT GAAAGCGTGGACACGCCAATGGTGGAAAGGAGGAAAAACAACTGGCTGGTTCGCCAGCTCTCCCGAATGGGTTCCATGAGGAGCCAGTCGACGGCCTACTCCTCCGGCGGAATGCCATTCAACCGGAACCGCCTCAACTCCGTCTACTCTAGTCCCGAGTCCGGCTTGCCACTGACCatcctgcagcagcagcaattacAGCAGgcgcatcagcagcagcaagccGGATCGCAGCCAAGTAAATCAAGTCTCTATGGAAAGTTTGTGCATCGTAAATCGTTGAGAGCACAACGCCAACTTATCAAGCAAA ACTCCAAATTAAATGGCTTGAATGTCAATGTGGCCAAGACCAGACCGCGCATTCCCACACCCGAGGTGGCCAAGGATGGCAACACGAATCCAG CCACCAGCTCGGTCCTAATGGCACCACAGCAGCTGAGCACCACCAGCGCACCACCGGGCATGTACCCCTCCTCTTACGCACCCGACACACTACTGCACCAGGAGAGCGGTCAGGTGCTGGGCACGCTGCTGCTCTCGCCCATCAAAGAGATGGATAGCTCATCGTCCAATAACACTCTGATTCCAGGTCATCCGGCTACCGCAGCTTTGGCAGCCAGCATGAAGGAGGGATTCACGCCGAGCA GTATTCCAGCTGCCACAAACATCACCACTCTGTCGTTCCCCTTCAGCGTGACCAGCACCGGTGGGGAAACGATGCCCACTGGGACACTGAGCATCCTGCCCATTTCGGCGAATGCCCAGCTGCCCACGATAACGACGACGGCAAGTGGCTACGATCCTAACGATGTGATCACCACGATACCGGTGTCCTTGTCCATCCAGCGATCGCCGTCAGCACTTTCCATTGTGGAGCTGACCGGTGCAGATGTCCAGGATGGATATAGCAACAGTGGGTCgagcaatggcaatggcggTATCACCACTACGGCACTGCTGTCCGTTAAGCCCCTCAATGGAAACCAGAACATTTCGCGAAACAACAGTTTCAACCTGAGCCTCAATCTGCAGGATCCGCAGCAACGATCCTCGATGAGGTCAGCGGGTCCCACGGGCACAGTGGACAACTCAGGCACGATGCCAATTCCTCAGAGGAGCGGAGGCCTGGAAACGGGCGAAGTCGGAGGATCCTCGGCCCCCTCAACTCTGGCCAAACACAAGCCGGAACAAAAGACCGGAGAGGTGTACGTCTGA
- the CG10163 gene encoding uncharacterized protein, with amino-acid sequence MRAQFTMQKSTAQMIIAVCLICQSLAVEDKDKATNPLNIDSVQKHNVKLLSEQLNRGWRAFCDAPVDEGVMSLFQGINPSDARLHVMTITNQSVELPIKSISQIKDFDINPERKTLIYVNAFHTADSYFSVQEHLTLLQNSRRDLNVIVVDFAKDVAQLYYAVRHHLSVNGYFVYKLLRALKDAGIAVQDITLAGHSVGANIAALGAQLFAKENKQLVGQLLAIDPATMCRTTDILVKQSVALRVVVLHGEGDVFGVRVPLGHIDIYPNGIGYFPRRKLQPGCESKICSHMYPFILFMEALIEGVMIPATKCESWAKFRQGDCNFQNTINIGLIYPANAKGLYFCMTQPNPPFTYMEHGLRYKARRPEKSSEKNRIKF; translated from the exons ATGAGAGCACAATTCACCATGCAGAAGAGCACAGCCCAGATGATCATCGCAGTCTGCCTGATCTGTCAATCTTTGGCAGTGGAGGATAAGGATAAGGCAACAAATCCATTAAATATAGATAGTGTCCAAAAACATAATGTCAAGCTACTCAGCGAGCAACTGAATCGCGGTTGGCGAGCATTCT GCGATGCTCCTGTGGATGAGGGTGTGATGTCCTTATTTCAGGGCATTAATCCCAGCGATGCCCGACTCCATGTGATGACCATCACCAACCAGAGTGTAGAGCTGCCCATTAAATCCATATCTCAGATCAAGGATTTCGATATCAATCCGGAGCGTAAGACCCTCATCTATGTGAATGCCTTCCACACGGCCGATAGCTATTTTAGTGTGCAGGAGCACTTGACTCTGCTGCAAAACAGCAGGAGGGATCTCAATGTAATTGTGGTGGATTTCGCAAAGGATGTGGCTCAATTGTACTATGCAGTGCGTCATCATCTCTCCGTTAATGGCTACTTCGTTTATAAGCTGCTGAGAGCTCTGAAGGATGCGGGCATTGCCGTGCAGGATATCACTTTGGCAGGACACTCAGTGGGTGCTAACATAGCCGCACTGGGTGcccaactttttgccaaagaaaacaaacaattggTGGGCCAACTGTTGGCCATAGACCCAGCCACCATGTGTCGCACCACCGATATTTTGGTAAAACAAAGTGTGGCTTTAAGAGTGGTGGTGCTGCACGGGGAGGGAGATGTTTTTGGGGTGAGGGTGCCACTGGGTCACATCGATATCTATCCCAATGGTATTGGATACTTCCCGAGGAGGAAACTGCAACCTGGCTGCGAGTCCAAGATCTGCAGTCACATGTATCCATTTATTCTGTTCATGGAG GCTCTCATCGAGGGTGTGATGATCCCAGCTACCAAGTGCGAGAGTTGGGCCAAGTTCCGACAGGGCGATTGTAATTTCCAGAACACCATCAACATTGGACTCATCTACCCAGCGAATGCCAAGGGTCTGTACTTCTGCATGACGCAACCGAATCCTCCATTCACCTATATGGAACATGGACTGCGCTACAAGGCGAGACGTCCTGAGAAATCCTCTGAAAAGAACCGTAtaaagttttag
- the Ldh gene encoding lactate dehydrogenase, isoform B, giving the protein MAAIKDSLLAQVAEVLPSSGHKVTIVGIGQVGMASAFSILAQNVSKEVCLIDVCADKLQGELMDLQHGSNFLKNPQITASTDFAASANSRLCIVTAGVRQKEGESRLSLVQRNTDILKNIIPKLVEYSPDTILLMVSNPVDIMTYVAWKLSGLPKNRVIGSGTNLDSSRFRFLMSQRLGVAPTSCHGWIIGEHGDSSVPVWSGVNIAGVRLRELNPILGTGEDPEKWNELHKQVVDSAYEVIKLKGYTSWAIGLSTASLASAILRNTSSVAAVSTSVLGEHGIDKDVFLSLPCVLNANGVTSVVKQILTPTEVEQLQKSANIMSDVQAGLKF; this is encoded by the exons ATGGCCGCCATTAAGGACAGTCTGTTGGCCCAGGTTGCTGAGGTCCTGCCCAGCTCCGGGCACAAGGTCACCATTGTGGGCATCGGCCAGGTGGGCATGGCCAGCGCCTTCAGCATCCTGGCTCAGAACGTCTCCAAGGAGGTGTGCCTCATCGATGTCTGCGCGGACAAGCTGCAGGGCGAGCTGATGGATCTGCAGCACGGCTCCAACTTTCTGAAGAACCCCCAGATCACGGCCAGCACCGACTTTGCCGCCTCGGCCAACTCCCGTCTGTGCATCGTGACCGCCGGAGTGCGCCAAAAGGAGGGCGAGTCCCGCCTGTCCCTCGTGCAGCGCAACACCGACATCCTCAAGAACATCATCCCCAAGCTGGTAGAG TACAGTCCCGATACCATTTTGCTTATGGTGTCCAATCCCGTGGACATCATGACCTACGTGGCCTGGAAGCTGTCCGGTCTGCCCAAGAACCGCGTGATCGGCAGCGGCACCAACTTGGACTCGTCCCGCTTCCGCTTCCTGATGTCGCAGCGCCTGGGCGTGGCACCCACCTCCTGCCACGGCTGGATCATCGGTGAGCACGGCGACAGCTCCGTGCCCGTTTGGTCTGGAGTGAACATTGCCGGCGTGCGTTTGCGCGAGCTGAACCCCATTCTGGGCACCGGCGAGGATCCAGAGAAGTGGAACGAGCTGCACAAGCAGGTGGTGGACTCCGCCTACGAGGTGATCAAGCTAAAGGGATACACCTCCTGGGCCATTGGCCTGAGCACCGCCTCCCTGGCCTCGGCCATCTTGCGCAACACGAGCAGCGTGGCCGCCGTCTCCACCTCCGTTTTG GGCGAACATGGCATTGACAAGGATGTGTTCCTCTCGCTGCCCTGCGTTCTCAATGCCAACGGTGTGACATCCGTGGTCAAGCAGATCCTGACTCCCACCGAAGTTGAACAACTGCAGAAGTCCGCCAACATCATGTCCGATGTCCAGGCTGGTCTGAAGTTCTAA